Within the Indicator indicator isolate 239-I01 chromosome 26, UM_Iind_1.1, whole genome shotgun sequence genome, the region agggttggaagggaccttaaggctcatccagttccaacccccctgccatgggcagggacatctcacactagagcaggctgctcagagccacatccagcctggccttaaacacctccagggatgaggcttccatcacctccctgggcaacctgtgccagtgtctcaccaccctcatggggaagaatttcttcctaacacccaatctgaatctccccatttctagtttttttccattctccctggtcctatcaccacctgacactctaaaaagtccctccccagctttcttgtagcccccttcagatactggaaggtcacaagaaggtctcctcagagtcttctcctctccagaccaaacagccccagctctctcagtctgtccccataggagaggtgctccatgcCATGTGACGGAGCAAGATGTGACATGCCATAGCACGGCCTGGCACCACCAAGCCTGTGCCATGCCATGGTATGGCACACCACCACATGGTACCATGTGCTACATGGAACACAACCCTATGCTGAAGCCACCcgaggcagctgctggcatgcCATCAGCTGTCACCCCAGCTGAGCTGGCATGCCATGGCCCTGCCACCTGCCCAGGGCCACCAGAGGGACCATGCCACCCGCTGCCACCGGCCCTGCTGACTCAAAAATCCTAAGACCTGGTCATGTGGCCCCACAGAGTCACTCGTTCCTCGCCGTGTGCCGGTGCCCACCGCACTGCCCGGCACTGCTGCCGGCACCACCACCTGACTCAGTCCTGGGCAGCGTTGCTGCTGGGACGGTCACCGCCACGCTGGCACTTGGGAACGCTGGGGGTGACAATGTCACCATGAAGCAGCCCAGGCCGGCTTGCTGTGCCCTAGGTGACCGTGACCAGCAGCTGCCATCCCTGGCCAAGCCACCTGCCTGCCTCCAAAGAGGACACAGCGTGCATGGGCTGAGGAGGGGAGGGCACAGGTATGTGATAACCCACCCTGGGGCTGGTGTGGAGGGGTAGGGGTGCCCCCAGACAGGGTGTGCACCCCAGGGAGGATTCTGGCAGCCCCCACGTCCCTGCTGTCCCAGTGGCACTGGTCACttgcagggtcacccagagggATCCCACTGCCCACCTCATGCTGGTGCCCCCAGGAAAAGCCACTTCACGGATGGGATGTCCCTTGGCCATGGTCTCCAAGAGAACTTACCTCACAGTGCCAGGGCCACAGGGTCCTGCCACCTGGTTGGGATGAAAAGCAGCAGGGTGGTGCCAGTGAGGTGATACCCATGGGGTGACAGCAGTGAGGCACAGGAGAGGCAAGGAACTGTTGTGACTCAAAGTGAAATTCAAGTCTTTGCTGTTATTCAGCCCTGGGTTTCCCTGGGACAGGGCCACCAGCCTTACCCAGCCCTTCCTCACTCCACCCTGGCCCCGGCACCCACAGCCCTGGCCCCAAAGCTGCAGGGGACGCCCGAGGGCTGCAGTGATGGAGTTGTCCCTTGTGTGGAGACagcccagagagcagcctgagctgggatTGGGTCAGATGGGACAATGATGGAAGGGGGCAGttctggggcagggggagaattatgggatggggatggggcaGGAAAGGGCAGTtctgggatggggagaggaCAGGTCCAGGATGGGGCAGGGCCCAGTTCTGGGACGGGGATGGGGCAAGAGGGCAATTATGAAATGAGGATGGAGCATGAGGGGGACAgttatgggatggagatgggatgCAGGGGGACAGttgtgggatggggatgggacaGGGGACAGTTCTGAGCCAGGAAAGGGGCAAGGGGGCAGTTCAGGAACAGGGATGGGGCACTTTTGAGTGGGGATGGGGCAGCTGTGGAAGGCAGATAGGATAAAAAGGGGACAATTATGGAATGGGAAGGGGCAGTTCTGGGAAGGGGGAGGACAAGtctcagctggagctggagcaggggcactTCTAGGGTGGGATGGGCAGTTCTGGTTGAGGATAGGGCAGTTGTGTGTGGGAATGGGGAGAGGGGGGCAGTTATGAGATGGAGACTGTCCTGTTCCAAGCCGGAGCAGCAGGGGGCAGCacggggacagggatggggatggggggaCTGGGCTGGGGCCAGGGCGGGGGCAGCGATGGGTGGGAtggggcagagggggcagctggggaaagcagaacagcagcatgGCAGCGGTGGTCTTGGGATGTCCTGGGCTTGTCCCCATGTCCCTGGACGGGCTGGTGGTGGGGATGGCTGGTGAGGACAGTGAAGGCAggggggacagcagggacagtgGGGACAGCAGCATTCGTCCAGGCAGGGGCAGTGATTCCAGCCTAACCTTCCCCTAGCTCCGCTCCTGGGGTCCCCAAACCGGGGGGCACTCCCCAGGTTCCTGGCTCACTCCCAGGGAGGGCTGGCTTCCCCTACTCCTagctccttccttttccctccatGGGATGTCCTAggacgcacacacacacacacacacacagattccCTCCCATGTCACCTTCCTGCATCACACCTTTGCTGCTCCCCAGTTCCATGGGGCAGGAGCCATACACGAACATTGTTGATACCAAAGTGACTGGGAAAGAGGCATCAACTACCCCCTGCATCCCCCACCCCGCATTCCCCCCCCTCCTGCATCCCCCCATCCAGGCTGCCTGGTTTCCGATTTCCTGCCCCCCGCCCCTTCCCCGAAATGCTGTTATCAATGGAACCCCAAAACCCAGGCTGTGGGACAACCCACTCTGGGATACTGACCCAGCCCCGGGCAGCCCTAGGCTGGGAAATTCAGgggaggggcagaatccctgcactcagcacacacaaaccccaacacCCGAGACACTCCCTAGTGCCATTAATTAAGAACTACCAATTCCTCAGCTAACTAAGTGTCACCAGGCCATCAGCTCTTCAGATCTCCATCGACACCCCATGTGCCTCTCACTGGACCCCAATCAAACCAGGCGTGAGGCTGTCCTGGCTTGACCTCTGCAGTCCCCACCCTGCTCCCCATCCCCGTTTGCATCCCAGTAAGGCCAGACTGGGCTGAAGCGAGCTTTAGCTCCAGGGCATCAATACCACCTGGCAAACCAGGCTGGTCCCCAGGCTCACacatggggaaactgaggcaggcaggcagtatGTGGCCAACCCAGCACAGGGGGAAGCTTGGTGTGTCCCCCTGCCATATGTCACCCCCTGCCAGTGAGGGACAGCCggggctgtggtggtggctCTTGCGTCACCGTTCCTCGACTGTCACCCCGGCAGGTTCACGCTGCCAGGGCACAAACTTGCTAAACCTGATTAAAAGTTTCAGCTGCGGCCGTGCCCCTGGAGAggttaaacaaaaaaataaaaaaagaaaaattataaaggaaaaccaaaaatgcCTTGAACCTGTTTGCCACCCAAATCGGGGAGCAAACGGCTTCGTGGGACCCCTACGAAGGGTTGCGCCGcgctcctccctccttcccccaccGCGGGATGTTTGCTCCCGCACTGATGTTAGCACTTTCCCGACCAGCCCAGCACCCTTCTGCCCGCTCCCTCCCCTCGCCCTGCCCCGTGGACGGAAGGGTTAAGTCCGGGGGACTTGGTCcagcctctccccccccccGGGTGGGTTTGTCTTTTTgtcgttttgttttgtttttatttttaacctccCAAAACCCCATCCTTCCAACATTTTTGCCCGAAGGGCTGAGCCGACGCCACCGCCTCTGTCCCACCTTgaccagggctccagcatccctgGGGGAACCTCTGCCACCATCTTCCCGAACTTTTTATCCTTCCAATCTCCTCTCCAAATGAACAAATAATTCCTCTCCAACCCCTCCTCCTTATTTTACTGACTGCCCCGGCTGCCGGCGGGGAAACCCCAGCTCGGGGAGGGGGACCCGGGAGGGGGAGGTGAAAGTGCTTGCGGCACGGTGAGTCACATCGCCCTGCGTTCGCTGTCACCAGCACCCGCCGCCCCCCGCGACGCCCCCGAACCCCACGTGCTGCCGTTCGCCtcccttttttttgggggggggggggagggagtgtgggtgtgtgtgttttaattCATATCCCCCACACATTCCCTGCGCTTCCCCAGCACTTCCCTGACTCCCCTCTCTACACACCCCCATGcgttaaaaaaagtaaaataaaataatgaaaaccaacaccccccacccccccgtcCCCCATGCCACAATCCCGGGTGACATCAACTTTATCAGAAGTTTATTTCTAAGAATCATTCAGGATTTCCAAAGCCCTCGACTTCCTGATTTCCAGTTTCAATAGAAGTAACGATAGTAGTGCTGCTCCCCCCGCgtttccccccccgccccccctccccccctcctcccctttcttACAACACAGGCTGGCCGCCGGACCGGTATATAAACCCCGAGAAGTCCCCCAGTATGAACATGAATTTCTGAAAAGCTCCTCTGCCAACACCAATCTCTATTAAGTCGCTCCCGGGACTCACAATGAAGTTCGTGCcggcaggtaaaaaaaaaacccaaaacatcaaCTTTGAACTTTGGGGGAattatttcccctcttccctatttattttatttatttatttttaaattatttcccccctctccccttctctccaaCTCCTTCTCCTGGTGATGCTCGGGTACTGGCGGGTCCTGGGGTGGCTGCCACCTCTGCGTGTCTGTCCCGTcccgctcccccccccccccccccccacttccaCGGGATGAGCATCCCTGGGAATTGGCAGTGGGGAGCAGAGCGCGGCGCTGACGCGATGCAGCCAACATCTGGACACTTATATAACTGGAAAAGCGtccaaaaagaaaagggggaaaaaaaaacaaggggagatttttttttttttggcctttttgaaatattccccccacacacatacacctcctcctgcttttcctcCCCGCTGCTGTGACCGCTGCTGTGTCAGAAGCACCGGAGGGATGAGGAGGCTGCCAAGTGCAGGAAGGGGAAATTGAAGGAGTACCCACCACCCCAGTAGCAGTGCTGGGGGGTCCCATGGGGCAGGAcctctccacccacccaccTAGCGCCTGGCACATGTGGGCGCTGAGCCTCGTCCTGCCCAGCTGTGAAACGAGCAGAAGGCGGTGGCCAGTGTGGGAGAAAGCATTGAGGAGGGGCTTGGGGGCCGGGGGGGGGACGAGGGGTGGGAGTCAGAGTGTCTGCGTCCCATGGCAGCACCAAGGGGTGTGGGGAGAAAGGGCCCCCTCCCATCCCGTCCTGCTTGGGAAGGGAGCGGCTGCTGGTCGGGAATCGCGGGACACCCAGGTAAGTCCTTTCCCACCTGGGCAGGGCAGGTCAAGCGGAGGAGGTTTGGTTACCCGGCACCGGCGGCACGTCCTAGGCGCTGTCAAGGGCGGGCGGCTTCAGTGCTCGTCACAGCCCTGGGACCTCGCCTTGCAGCACCCCGCATGGCATCACCCCGGCTGTCCACCCCATGGAGGTCCTCACCTGGGGGCGAGGATCCCCCAGGGACCCTTCTGGTTACCCTTGCCCTGAGGATGCCAAGCATGGTGGCAAGGCTCCAGAGGTGGTTCGGCCTCCCCGGGCAGGGCTGCTGGTTTCGGGGATTGAGGGGGGGTCCCAAGGCATGGAAGTTGGAGCTCCTTGTTCTCACCCCATAATCGGGAGGGGAAACACTGGGATGacccagctgctggtggctcaAGGGTCCTCTTGTTCCATGTCCAGGGCtttcctggccagcttctcgcGCAGCTGTGGCGGTTCTCCCTTGGGCTCCTCGGGGCTGCGCCCACTTTCGCAGAGGGGGAAACTGAGGCGGGCGGCAGGCAGGGGCGGGCAGTGGGAAGCGGGGGGGACATGCCGAAGGCAGGTTTCCTTGCGGGCGCCCCGCTGAGTCAGCCGGGCCGGGGTGGGGCCTCGCTCCCGCAGAGCCCAGCCGAGGATAACGGAGGGGAAAAGCGCTTTGCATATTTGATTAAACCCCACAGGTCGTCACCGGGCTGCTTGCAAAATGTGGGAATGCCACGGGGCACCCCGCCGGGAAGAGAGGCGGGGGAGCACCGCCCGGGGGGCAGGTGAGGGGCACAGGAGTGGGTCGGGAGTCTCGGCACGGCTGCGACAGCAAAGTGGAGGGTTCAGGGGCTGCCGGCTGAGCCAGACACCCATCCAAGAGGGATGGATCCCTGCTACATCTGGACACCCTCGCCTTGGGTGCCTGTGGGGCATCCTCAAGGGATGATCCTCATCATGGGGGGTATCAGCTATGGCGCAGTCCTCATGGACCCCCAACACGGcgctctcctctctccccagcaTGACGCAtccctctctccccacacagGTGTTGTGCCCTTCGTggccttgctcctgctgcagcgGAGGCCAGTGGCTGGCCGGGCACTGCTGGTGACAGGCTCTGGCTGCCCTGGCCACGGCTTGTGCCGCTCCAACGTCCAGGAGCAGACCCGCAGGCAAGTTGCGCTCCTCAACGCCACCGCCCAGGACCTCTTCAGCCTCTATgtaagtggtgctgagggatggcCAGGATCCCTCAGGGCTGTTTGCTCCCTCACGTGCATAAAGGGGGAGGGTTGGGGACGCCGTGGGGATGGTGGTGGAAGGTGGCCAGGGGCTGACAGGGGGCGCAGGGGTGACGGTCTACTCTCCCCCCAGCTGAAGTGCCAGGGAGAGCCATTCAGCAGCGAGACTGACAAGCTCTGTAACCCCAATGGCatcttcttccctgctttccgtGTCAACCGGACGAGCGAGAGGAAGGAGGTCATGGTGGCCATGTACAAGCTCTTCGCCTTCCTCAACGCCTCGCTGGGGAACATCACGCGCGACCAAGAGGAGCTCAACCCCACGGCCAAGGAGCTCCTTGACCGGCTCCACAACACCACCAAGACCACCCGGggcctcatctccaacctcaccTGCCTCCTCTGCAAGAACTACAACATCTTCCAGGTGGACGTCAGCTATGGGGAGAGCTCCAAGGGCAAGAGCTCCttcaaaaagaagcagcagggctgccaggtGCTCAGGAAGTATGTGCAGGTCATCGCCCAGGCTGCCCGAGTCCTCCTACCTCATCTCAGCCCCCCGTGAGTGCCcgccccagctcctctgcctccctctgACCAACTGTCCACCCACCACTACCTGCTGGACTCCTGCCTTCCTATTTATTACCTCGAACCTTGCACTGGCCCCATCCACCCTCCGGTAATTTATTTGGCCCTTGGGGGAGTGAACATTGCAGCCTGGTGTGCCctgggaggagcagagctggggccaggATCCAGCAGGATGAGGCAGCACAACCCTGAGGTGATGCcagggcacaggctgctcctggGATAAGCCTCAGCTGTCCCCATGCTCCCAGGGgatgcagagagctggaggtgctgcaagAGGTTGGTGGTGGGGCTGGACCCTGTCCACTATCGCCAGTCTCTTCTGTCACGGGGAGCAACCTGATGGACATCCTTGAGCATCATCCAAAAGCCTCCACTTTCCTTGGAAAAAGGATTGAGCTGAAGGACACCAGGATGCTGCGACTggcagggacatggggacaCGCTCCCCCTGAACTTTTTGGGGGCTGGGCTCCCCCAAAAGGAGCCGAACTGAGGGTACTGGTGTGGCTGCGACGGCTGGGGCTGGGATCCTGCCGTCTCGGACGAGGCCACCCACTGGGGACAGAGCCAGTGGCTGTCCCACCAGGGAGGATTGCTGTGCCCTGCCACAGGCACAACGGGGTGCTGAGGGCCTGTTCCTCCCCTTTGGAAAAAGTGCTTTTTCCCATCGGAAGGGTTCTGAATGTACCagtggccaagggctgggcttcGCATGGCCGAACGCAGCCCCTTCTCGGGGACACGCAGGGGCGTGGGGACCCGGGGAGCAAGTCCCAGGCTGGTGGCAGGAGGCGCTGGCTGGCTCCTGGCACCAGAGTGAGCTGTGGGGGTTATTTATTGCCTTAGCGGAAAGCCCAGCGTGCACCAAGTGCTCTGACCTGACTTTTAATAatgttattattaataataataataataattaataatgagATTTGTggtaatatatatatagagaggattctatttaaatatttatttttttatacgTCTTTGCCCCccctattttttaaataaaccaaCAGAAACAGACTGTACTTGGCTCCTCTTTGCTGGGTCCCCTTCAAGCTCACCTCCAAAACACCCTTGGGACTTCCCCAAAAGCCCTTTAAGCATCACCATGGGCTTGGGTTCATGAACCCCTGTCCCCTTGATCCTTTCTCCATTCCTGTTTCCTATGGGATGCCTGATTGTGAAGCCATTTTCCCTGGGGGATACTCAAATTGACACTCTCCGGGTGCTCAGGTAGTGGTGTGGAGAACATCATGGTATGGGGACCACCACAGTGTGGAGAGCATCGTGGTGTGGAGAGCATCATAGTGTGGGGACCATCATGGTATGGGGACCATCATGGCAAGGAGAGCATCATGGTGTGGGGACCATCATGGTGTAGTGAGCATTATGATGTAGGGACCATACAGTGTGGAGTGGGGAGCATCATGATGTGGGGAGCACCACGGTGTGGGGAGCATCGAGGTGTAGGAAGTCCCACTATGCCAGTGCTGGTGGTGCCTGAGGGTACTGGAAACCACCAAAGCCGACTGGAAAGAGGCAGAAGGAAGCGAGTATGTGCGTGGGGGGGGGGCAGATAAAATCACAGCCGCTTCCTGGACAGCTCTGGGAGAGGCTCAGCAAAGCTTCTCCGAGGCCAAGACCACCTAAGGCTCCACCAGTGCCCCAGTCCTCTGTGAGTGTCTCAGATGGGGCCATACTGGTTAACAAGAGGCTGATTATACAGGAGACGTTGGAGCAGGATGATGaaattttcctcctcctccggAGCCCTCGGGCCTCTGGCCAAACCTCCCAGGCATGAGACAGCAAGCGGATGAGCTAAGATCCTGTGTGATCATCTCTTGTGTCTCGGAGGAGCCCTGACCAAAAAATCGGTGCAAAAATTCAAAAGTCCCAGAacccctctccctctgccccacTGGGTTGCATTGTCCACTTGTGTCCCCTGGCTCCTATGGAAGGTTTCACATAATTGGTTTGACCCCAAAATGGCAGCCTCGTGCCACCAGCAGTTTTGTGCCATGGTGACAGCAAAATGAGCAGTGGtgcccagctccatcccatCCCTAGTGACCCTTCATGGAGGGGGTGAGCCCCCCAAATGGCACAAGATTCCCCATCCGGTTGCAGAGGCACCTGAAGGCACCTGGTGCCCAGGCATGGTATGGCTGTCTTCCATCACCCCATTCTCCCATGAGGGAAGGCACCCTGGTTGTTCCCTGTGCCACTGCCCTGGAGGGTGCCTGGGATCACAGCCCATTTGTAGGACCCATTTCCAGCCTGCACCATTAGGTAAGATgtcctcaaaccagcacagccctccccaAAATGCAGGGATGCGGCAGGACACAGTGGCAGCCTTGGAGGGGTAAGTAGCGTCTGTTTGGGACAGGCATTATGCAACGAGGTGAAgtcttgcagcccaggatagCTGCCAGGATGCCCTCATGGATACTGCTACCAGGCCATGGTGTGACCAGCATCCTATGTCCAGGACTGGACATCTGGGCTGAACTTGTCTGCATACTAATATCCACACCTCATCCCCATTAGGGATGTGGCAGGTGTCTGGGGGTgccaccaacccagccccaggggctcGAGGAGTGACAGTGGCCCTGAGGCTCGGGTCAAGCTCCGTGGGCCAagagctggggtggggaagaggTCCTGTGCAGGGAGCGCAGCAGCGAGGAGCTGTGCACATCTGGATTTCTCACGCTTGTGTTCAGTGTCCCTCCTCAACCAGAtggcaaaaataaataaatagaataaaTCAGAGCCTCCTGACACAAATTGGGAACTCACTCCCGGGCTCTGCGTTTCATGAGTCTCCCTGGAAGACAGTGAAACGCAGGCGAGGACAATGGGTTCACTTCTCCCCTGTGTCGGGTCATTCCCAGTTAAGGATCATTAGGAGCGGGCGGGGGTTAACTCTTCCTTCCCTGGAACGCGGCTGTGGTCGCAGCGTTGACGAGACTCAAAAGTGCCAAACTTCCTTATCCTTTGCCCTCCCCTGAGGATTCGGGGTTGGGGTTGGAGGCAGTCCCCAGCTGGTGCCATCGCCCTAGCTCCTGGGAGCCAGGACGCGTTGCCCCGCGCTCAGCGGACATCCCAGACCCGGCGGAGATGGACCTCAATGACCTCAGCCAGCGGCCGATCCCACCCAGTCGGCGCCCGGGGGAAGCAGCCAGCCCCTCGAGCCGCACCATGAGCACCAGAGGGGGAACCCAGTGCCGTGGCTTCCCCGGTGGGACCAGTAGGACCCCCGTTCCCCTTCGGCCTCAGGACGGGGGGAACGGTTTTGGCCGCAGTGAGAGCCAGCGGGGGGCTCCGGGGAGTCGTTGGCGGTGCTGGGAGCGATGCCCGCGCCCCGATAACGGAGCGCTCTGACCAGCAGCGCAGGGCCCCGAGCCGCCGGCGGGTCAGCGCTGCCTTCGGGGAGCGCGGTACgtgaggagctgctcctgcccgtGGTGAAGTCAGAGCCGCTGCCTGGGTGTGACTAACTGACCTCAGATCTTGGCCCCGCGGCACGGATCATGTGCTAACTGACGCCGCAACCCAGCCGGACAGGTCCACGCCGCTGCCCCGGGGCCATCGGCCGGACCAGACTTGTTatctgcaggctgcaggtgcGGCACGGGGGGCACTGGGCAGCTCCACGTCCCCCGTGGGTGCCTCGTGTTGTACCCCTAAGGCTTGAGCCGGCACCAGCATCGCAGCGGAGGCTGATCCCGGAGATTGTGGTTGGGTCGTTCCCTGTAAGAT harbors:
- the LIF gene encoding leukemia inhibitory factor codes for the protein MKFVPAGVVPFVALLLLQRRPVAGRALLVTGSGCPGHGLCRSNVQEQTRRQVALLNATAQDLFSLYLKCQGEPFSSETDKLCNPNGIFFPAFRVNRTSERKEVMVAMYKLFAFLNASLGNITRDQEELNPTAKELLDRLHNTTKTTRGLISNLTCLLCKNYNIFQVDVSYGESSKGKSSFKKKQQGCQVLRKYVQVIAQAARVLLPHLSPP